Proteins from a genomic interval of Pristis pectinata isolate sPriPec2 chromosome 9, sPriPec2.1.pri, whole genome shotgun sequence:
- the foxh1 gene encoding forkhead box protein H1: protein MEQISDAATGDVNDPSTQVLDKMDPNSAEDCDEENTGDKAKQRVKKKNYRRYPKPPYTYLALITIAILNSPEKRLKLSQILHEISVMFPFFKGHYKGWKDSVRHNLSLNDCFIKVLNDPKRPQGKGNYWTVDVTRIPPEALKRQNTSVSRQDGRRFAANSTAYIQGGISGLSPSEESSKSEQVSETTSAPATAFPQQGSNRLENAFSIETLWNSLEASASEKEKSYSGPSGHCTQRKSSNEDPTQQRRLELNPWHHHPVVSESPQCSSSFSSPPSANRNVQFHSPLSTSTSSPSSIEDDTNISQRESPSRQESKRPRLSVEYGTSTPISIWDNNCSSYPEPELPVRPYMHWELPTSYTKYPPPNVTLPPSMSLPYSTFFQYNNPSSLLFYPYRPTQFMGRPNWPFLPDPCPLPSLRPSSVLDLDRMLQVVPPNKSVFDAMFCPSGVIGTGVPPAATSVLRARYMPFDY, encoded by the exons ATGGAACAGATCTCTGATGCTGCCACTGGTGATGTCAATGATCCTTCAACTCAGGTACTGGATAAAATGGACCCCAACTCTGCAGAAGACTGTGATGAAGAAAACACAGGAGATAAGGCTAAACAACGAGTGAAGAAAAAGAATTACCGAAGATACCCTAAACCGCCTTATACCTATCTTGCTCTCATAACCATCGCAATCCTTAACTCTCCAGAAAAGAGACTGAAGTTATCCCAG ATTCTCCATGAAATCAGTGTCATGTTTCCATTTTTCAAAGGACATTACAAAGGCTGGAAAGATTCTGTCAGGCACAACTTGTCTCTAAATGATTGTTTTATCAAA gttttgaATGATCCTAAAAGGCCACAAGGAAAAGGAAACTACTGGACAGTTGATGTTACCCGCATTCCACCTGAAGCATTAAAAAGACAAAACACCTCTGTCTCgaggcaggatgggaggaggttTGCAGCTAACTCTACTGCGTATATCCAAGGTGGGATTTCAGGTCTTTCACCTTCTGAAGAAAGCAGCAAATCAGAACAAGTGTCAGAAACTACTTCTGCACCTGCAACTGCATTCCCACAGCAGGGCAGCAACAGGCTAGAGAATGCCTTTTCCATTGAAACATTGTGGAACAGCTTGGAAGCTTCTGCATCTGAAAAGGAGAAGAGCTACTCTGGACCCTCTGGACACTGTACACAGAGAAAGTCCTCAAATGAAGATCCTACCCAGCAGAGGAGATTAGAATTGAACCCCTGGCATCATCATCCAGTAGTGTCTGAGAGTCCTCAGTGCTCCTCCTCATTCTCTTCCCCACCAAGTGCCAATCGCAATGTCCAGTTTCACTCACCCCTAAGCACTTCAACTTCCAGTCCTTCCTCCATTGAGGATGACACCAATATTTCCCAACGAGAATCCCCAAGTAGACAAGAGTCAAAACGCCCGAGATTATCTGTGGAGTATGGTACATCTACTCCTATTTCCATCTGGGACAATAATTGCTCCAGCTATCCAGAGCCAGAACTTCCAGTAAGACCCTACATGCACTGGGAGTTACCAACTTCCTACACTAAATATCCCCCTCCAAATGTAACACTGCCACCCAGCATGAGTTTGCCATATTCTACATTCTTTCAGTATAACAACCCATCAAGTTTGTTGTTCTATCCATACAGACCAACACAGTTCATGGGCAGGCCCAATTGGCCCTTTCTGCCTGATCCATGTCCTCTGCCATCTTTACGACCATCATCTGTACTGGATTTGGACAGAATGTTGCAGGTTGTCCCAC